In Phocoena sinus isolate mPhoSin1 chromosome X, mPhoSin1.pri, whole genome shotgun sequence, a genomic segment contains:
- the MPP1 gene encoding 55 kDa erythrocyte membrane protein isoform X1: MTLKASEGESGGAMRTALSDLYLEHLLQKRSRPETVSPQLSAVTEDMYTNGPAAPGSPTRAQGQEARKVRLIQFEKVTAEPMGITLKLNEKQSCTVARILHGGMIHRQGSLHVGDEILEINGTNVTNHSVDQLQKAMKETKGMISLKVIPNQQNRLPALQMFMRAQFDYDPKKDNLIPCKEAGLKFVTGDIIQIINKDDSNWWQGRVEGSSQGSAGLIPSPELQEWRVASGAQSAPSEAPSCSPFGKKKKYKDKYLAKHSAIFDRLDVVSYEEVVRLPAFKRKTLVLIGASGVGRSHIKSALLSQSPDKFAYPAPYTTRPAKKSEEDGKEYHFVSTAEMTRSIAANEFLEFGSYQGNMFGTKFETVHQIHEQDKIAILDIEPQTLKIVRTAELSPFIVFIAPTDQGTQTEALQQLQKDSEAIRGQYAHYFDLSLVNNSVDETLKKLQEAFDRACSSPQWVPVSWVY; the protein is encoded by the exons ACTGTGTCACCCCAGCTGAGCGCCGTGACGGAGGACATGTACACCAACGGGCCTGCCGCCCCGGGGAGCCCCACCCGGGCCCAGGGCCAGGAGGCTCGGAAGGTGCGGCTCATCCAGTTCGAGAAGGTCACCGCGGAGCCCATG GGAATCACGCTGAAGCTGAATGAGAAGCAGTCCTGCACGGTGGCCAGAATCCTCCACGGCGGCATGATTCACAGACAAG GCTCCCTTCACGTCGGAGATGAGATCCTAGAAATCAACGGCACGAACGTGACTAATCACTCAGTAGATCAGCTGCAGAAGGCAATG aaagaaaCCAAAGGAATGATCTCATTAAAAGTAATTCCCAACCAGCAAAATCGGCTTCCTGCACTGCAG ATGTTCATGAGAGCACAGTTTGACTATGATCCCAAAAAGGACAACCTGATCCCTTGCAAGGAGGCGGGGCTGAAGTTCGTCACCGGGGACATCATCCAGATCATCAACAAGGATGACAGCAACTGGTGGCAGGGACGGGTGGAAGGCTCCTCCCAGGGGTCGGCGGGCCTGATCCCCTCCCCCGAGCTGCAGGAGTG GCGAGTGGCGAGCGGGGCTCAGTCTGCTCCGAGTGAGGCTCCGAGCTGCAGTCCCTTcgggaagaagaaaaagtacaaaGACAAGTACCTGGCCAAGCACAGCGCAA ttTTTGATCGGTTGGATGTTGTTTCTTACGAGGAAGTTGTTCGGCTCCCTGCGTTCAAGAGGAAGACCCTCGTGCTCATCG GAGCCAGCGGCGTGGGCCGCAGCCACATCAAGAGCGCCCTGCTCAGCCAGAGCCCGGACAAGTTCGCGTACCCCGCCCCAT ATACGACACGGCCGGCCAAGAAGAGTGAAGAAGACGGGAAGGAGTACCACTTCGTCTCCACAGCGGAGATGACGCGGAGCATCGCTGCCAACGAGTTCTTGGAGTTTGGCAGCTACCAGGGCAACATGTTTGGCACCAAATTTGAAACAGTGCACCAGATCCACGAGCAGGACAAGATCGCCATCCTTGACATTGAGCCCCAG ACCCTGAAGATTGTTCGGACGGCAGAACTTTCACCCTTCATTGTGTTCATCGCACCCACTGACCAGGGCACTCAG ACGGAAGCCCTGCAGCAGCTGCAGAAGGACTCCGAGGCCATCCGTGGCCAGTATGCTCACTACTTTGACCTCTCACTGGTCAATAACAGCGTCGATGAAACCCTTAAGAAATTGCAAGAAGCCTTTGACCGGGCATGCAGTTCCCCGCAGTGGGTGCCCGTCTCCTGGGTTTACTAA
- the MPP1 gene encoding 55 kDa erythrocyte membrane protein isoform X2: MYTNGPAAPGSPTRAQGQEARKVRLIQFEKVTAEPMGITLKLNEKQSCTVARILHGGMIHRQGSLHVGDEILEINGTNVTNHSVDQLQKAMKETKGMISLKVIPNQQNRLPALQMFMRAQFDYDPKKDNLIPCKEAGLKFVTGDIIQIINKDDSNWWQGRVEGSSQGSAGLIPSPELQEWRVASGAQSAPSEAPSCSPFGKKKKYKDKYLAKHSAIFDRLDVVSYEEVVRLPAFKRKTLVLIGASGVGRSHIKSALLSQSPDKFAYPAPYTTRPAKKSEEDGKEYHFVSTAEMTRSIAANEFLEFGSYQGNMFGTKFETVHQIHEQDKIAILDIEPQTLKIVRTAELSPFIVFIAPTDQGTQTEALQQLQKDSEAIRGQYAHYFDLSLVNNSVDETLKKLQEAFDRACSSPQWVPVSWVY, from the exons ATGTACACCAACGGGCCTGCCGCCCCGGGGAGCCCCACCCGGGCCCAGGGCCAGGAGGCTCGGAAGGTGCGGCTCATCCAGTTCGAGAAGGTCACCGCGGAGCCCATG GGAATCACGCTGAAGCTGAATGAGAAGCAGTCCTGCACGGTGGCCAGAATCCTCCACGGCGGCATGATTCACAGACAAG GCTCCCTTCACGTCGGAGATGAGATCCTAGAAATCAACGGCACGAACGTGACTAATCACTCAGTAGATCAGCTGCAGAAGGCAATG aaagaaaCCAAAGGAATGATCTCATTAAAAGTAATTCCCAACCAGCAAAATCGGCTTCCTGCACTGCAG ATGTTCATGAGAGCACAGTTTGACTATGATCCCAAAAAGGACAACCTGATCCCTTGCAAGGAGGCGGGGCTGAAGTTCGTCACCGGGGACATCATCCAGATCATCAACAAGGATGACAGCAACTGGTGGCAGGGACGGGTGGAAGGCTCCTCCCAGGGGTCGGCGGGCCTGATCCCCTCCCCCGAGCTGCAGGAGTG GCGAGTGGCGAGCGGGGCTCAGTCTGCTCCGAGTGAGGCTCCGAGCTGCAGTCCCTTcgggaagaagaaaaagtacaaaGACAAGTACCTGGCCAAGCACAGCGCAA ttTTTGATCGGTTGGATGTTGTTTCTTACGAGGAAGTTGTTCGGCTCCCTGCGTTCAAGAGGAAGACCCTCGTGCTCATCG GAGCCAGCGGCGTGGGCCGCAGCCACATCAAGAGCGCCCTGCTCAGCCAGAGCCCGGACAAGTTCGCGTACCCCGCCCCAT ATACGACACGGCCGGCCAAGAAGAGTGAAGAAGACGGGAAGGAGTACCACTTCGTCTCCACAGCGGAGATGACGCGGAGCATCGCTGCCAACGAGTTCTTGGAGTTTGGCAGCTACCAGGGCAACATGTTTGGCACCAAATTTGAAACAGTGCACCAGATCCACGAGCAGGACAAGATCGCCATCCTTGACATTGAGCCCCAG ACCCTGAAGATTGTTCGGACGGCAGAACTTTCACCCTTCATTGTGTTCATCGCACCCACTGACCAGGGCACTCAG ACGGAAGCCCTGCAGCAGCTGCAGAAGGACTCCGAGGCCATCCGTGGCCAGTATGCTCACTACTTTGACCTCTCACTGGTCAATAACAGCGTCGATGAAACCCTTAAGAAATTGCAAGAAGCCTTTGACCGGGCATGCAGTTCCCCGCAGTGGGTGCCCGTCTCCTGGGTTTACTAA